CATCGCATCAAATACCGGCACCTGACCAGGGGGTAAGTAGTGCGGACTCTGCACTCTCCGCTGTTAAAATTTTCCCCCATCTGCGGATTTATGACTCGACGCACATCCTGTCCGTCCTGACTCTGGGGTAAAAGTATTGTTAGGGATCATCCGTATTCATGGTTACCCTTGATTTTTGTTTCACTCTGTAGTAATATTACACCATATGGTGAAACACATGAACAGAGTGAAACAAACAGGAAACGACATAATAAAAGAGGCCCGAAAGTGTCTTGAGTCTGCCCTTTCAGAGATTCCTTTTGTTGAAATAAAAGAGATAAAGTCGAATGTCAGGCTTGATAAGAGAGAAGTTGATCTTATAGTAAAGGTTCTCGTTTCTGGAAAACCAGCCAAATTTATTGTTGAAGTTAAATCTCAGGGCGAACCACGAATGACAAGAATGGCGGCTGCCCAGATCAATAGTTTTACCAAGAACTATCCTGATTCCTACGGGATATTTATCGCCCCCTATCTCAGTGATGCAAGCAGACAGATATGTAAAGAGGCGAGAATAGGATGTATAGACCTTGCCGGGAATGCCTTTCTGTCCTTCAAAAATATCTTTATTGATAGAAGCGGAAGGCCAAATCCATTTGCTTTTACACGCATTTCAAGGTCTGTATTCTCAACAAAATCGAGCCGTGTTCTGCGGGTATTACTTTCAGAGCCGACTAAAAGATGGTTCGTTGAAACCATGTCTAAAGAGGCAGGAATCAGTATTGGACTGGTCTCAAAAGTCAAAAAAGCTCTCCTTGAGAAAGAATGGATTAAGGAAGAAAAGAGGAAGTTTTATCTCGTTAAACCTGAGGATGTTCTCAATGAGTGGGTTAATAATTACTCTTATATAAAGAATCAGAGCTTCTCTTTCTATTCAGGCCTCTCCGGAATCCAGCTTGAAGAGGAAATTAAGAAGGCTTGTGATAAAAGAAAGTGGCAGTATGGCCTGGCATTATTTTCAGGGGCACGGAAAATTGCCCCATTTGTTAGATTCTTGAGGTTCTTTGCCTATATTGATGGCGATATTGAGGTTATAGCAAATTCTCTCCAGTTTAAAAGAGTAGAGACTGGTCCGAATGTGACACTCCTTCAACCATACGATGAAGGTGTCTTTTACGGTCTACGAGATATAAATGGAATTAATGTTGTTTCAGACATTCAACTTTATCTCGACCTGAAAAGCTATAAAGGGCGCGGTGAAGAGGCGGCACAGGCGATACTTGAACAAAAATTAAGGCCGAAATGGTAAGCATAAGCGACTATGGAAACAGAGAGGTTAATGCTTGCAAGGCTGTTATTCTGGAACTTGTCCATCTCCTTGGAGAGATAAAGGATGAAATGGTAATAATAGGAGGCTGGACTCCATCGTTTTTATTGCCCCATGCCGATGATCCACATGTAGGAAGCCTCGACATAGACCTTGCACTCGATTTTTCAAAAATCCCGGATGATACTTACCAGACCGTATTGGAGGCATTTCTGAAACGCGGATATACACAGGATAAAGATCAGCCATTCAGGTTTTATCGGAAGGTTAATATTGAAGGTGATGATCCTGTAACAGTAGAAGTCGATCTTATGGCAGGAGAGTATGGAGGCACGGGTAAAGGCCACAGGACGCAAAAGGTTCAGAATGTTCGTGCAAGAAAGGCAAGGGGCTGCGATCTTGCATTCGATACCCCGGTTACCGTAACGCTTGAAGGAGAACTGCCCGAAGGCGGGAGAAATCGTGTAAGCTTTAAGGTGGCAGGGATAGTGCCGTTTCTTGTCATGAAAGGTATGGCAATGCATGAAAGGATGAAGGAAAAGGATGCTTATGACATCTTTTATTGTATTGAACACTTTCCTGGAGGAGCAAGAAAGCTCGTTGAAGAATTCGTGCCATATAACGAGAACAGACTCGTTGTGGAGGGCCTTGCAAAAATAAGGTCGAAGTTTGCTTCAGTAGATCATGTTGGACCGAAATGGGTTGGAGATTTTATGGAGACAGATAATAAAGAAGACCGGGAAATAATAGTCCGCCGCGCACATGAAAAGGTGTCAGAACTCCTTGACAAACTCAAAATCAATACATGGGAGGAAAGGGATTCCTTATGAAGATTATATACGATCCGGATACTGATACATTAAGCCTGATTTTCAGAGAGGAAGATATAGCTGAAAGCGATGAGATAAGAGAAGGCGTGATCATAGATTACAGTAAAGACGGCAAAATCGTGTCCATGGAGATCCTTGATGCTTCAGAACAGATATCTGATGCGGGTAAATCTCTTTTCCCCAATCTGCGGAAAATCTGCGAAATCTGCGGCCAGATGCAGTCTTTACTTCTCTCCTTTTAACTCTGATCTCTCTGTGGCCGATTGTAAGGTTGTGAAAGCTGCGCATTTGCTGGGGTCTTTAATTGTCATGAATTCCGCATTTCCCTCTGCTGCTCTATTGAAATTATTGCGGATAAGTTGTAGTATTTAAAGGGGAAAAAGAATATGGAAAAAATAACAATTACATATGACAAGGTTGGAAATACGCTGGATGTCTGGTTTGAAGAACCAAGGCCCTGTATTAACGAAGAGGTCGGAAACGGGGTTATTATCAAAAAGGATAAAAACGGAGAGATCATCGGCTTTGAGAAGATAAACTATCTCAAAAAGGACAGACCAGAGGATGTTAAGTCCATACCATTTGAAGTTTCTATTGTATAAAAAACGGGTTGGTCACAAATTACGTTAAATAGAGTTAAATCACACAGGATATATTAATCCTCGTCCATCTCTGAACCCACCTTACTGCCCCTTTATATCTTCTTTCCCAATCTGCGGAAAATCTGCGTAATCTGCGGCTTAATGCATTAAAAGATTGTATCATAATAGAAGATTATGATATGAAAGGCAGGCCCCTTCCTGGCTGCCTTGTGCTCGGATATACGGCGTCTCTGCCTGTGCATTCGGTAATAGCCGTTGACAGGGAGCTTGACCGGGTATTCATGATCACGGTTTATAAACCTTCTGCGGAGAGGTGGGAAAATGGCTGGAAGAAAAGAAAAAAATAAAACAAGGAAGTGTCCCCTATGCGGTGGGGAAATGAGTGACGGCATGACAGCAGCGCCTTTCTTTATCAACGACAGGGTTATTGTTATCAAAGATGTGCCTGCCGAGGTCTGCGGAGACTGTGGAGAGGCATATATGAAAAGCCATGTTGTTGACAGGATCGAGGCTCTACTTGACAGGCTTGAAGACCTTCATTCGGAAGTCTCTATCGTTCATTACAAAGCAGCTTAACACCTGATGATATGCTAAAAAAGAAAAGCAAAAAGCTGTTAAACAAGTATTAGCTCATGTCCATAAAAAGTGGACATCAAGACATGCCGGAATTTTTGACTGATTGTGGATTTTCCACCTGCCTATATCGCAAACACATTAAAAGGCTTTTGTGTATGTTACTTCAAGAATACCGACCATAACCCCGAGTCCCCGCCACACTGTCCTGTTGCTCTATTGAAATTATCGCCGATAAGTTGTAGTATTTAAAGGGAAAAAAAGAAGCGATGAAAATACATAGAGGCAAAAACCAATGATATATCCATGCATTCAGATCTAACCTTTATAACCAACGAAGAAAACAGGAATCTCCTTGACAGATTCCAGGTGCTGATCAGGGACACCGACTTTTTCGATGTCCTTGTCGGGTATTTTTATACAAGCGGCTTCAAGCCGCTCTATAAATCACTGGAAAACACAAAAAAGATCAGGATACTGATCGGTATCGGCACCAATAAAGAGACGGTTGACCTTGTCCGGCAAGTCAGCAGTAGTGGACAGCAGATATTTCGGTTTTCCCATGCAGAAGTGAAAGAGCGGTTTTCAGAGGAAGTTGCCAATGAAATGGAAGACTCTGAAGACAACAGAGAGGTTGAGGAGGGGATTACCAAATTTTCAGAGTGGCTTGATAGCGGAAAACTGGAAATAAAAGCATATCCTGCCGAAAACATACATGCCAAACTCTATATCATGACCTTTGCCGAGGGAGACCGGGATGCAGGAAGGGTCATTACCGGATCAAGTAATTTTACTCAAGCCGGGTTGGTTGATAATCTGGAATTCAATGTAGAGCTTAAGAACAGGGCGGATTATGATTTTGCCCTCAACAAATTCAATGGACTCTGGGAAA
This portion of the Nitrospirota bacterium genome encodes:
- a CDS encoding type IV toxin-antitoxin system AbiEi family antitoxin, with the protein product MNRVKQTGNDIIKEARKCLESALSEIPFVEIKEIKSNVRLDKREVDLIVKVLVSGKPAKFIVEVKSQGEPRMTRMAAAQINSFTKNYPDSYGIFIAPYLSDASRQICKEARIGCIDLAGNAFLSFKNIFIDRSGRPNPFAFTRISRSVFSTKSSRVLRVLLSEPTKRWFVETMSKEAGISIGLVSKVKKALLEKEWIKEEKRKFYLVKPEDVLNEWVNNYSYIKNQSFSFYSGLSGIQLEEEIKKACDKRKWQYGLALFSGARKIAPFVRFLRFFAYIDGDIEVIANSLQFKRVETGPNVTLLQPYDEGVFYGLRDINGINVVSDIQLYLDLKSYKGRGEEAAQAILEQKLRPKW
- a CDS encoding DUF2283 domain-containing protein — translated: MKIIYDPDTDTLSLIFREEDIAESDEIREGVIIDYSKDGKIVSMEILDASEQISDAGKSLFPNLRKICEICGQMQSLLLSF
- a CDS encoding DUF2283 domain-containing protein; translation: MEKITITYDKVGNTLDVWFEEPRPCINEEVGNGVIIKKDKNGEIIGFEKINYLKKDRPEDVKSIPFEVSIV
- a CDS encoding DUF4258 domain-containing protein, with translation MRLNALKDCIIIEDYDMKGRPLPGCLVLGYTASLPVHSVIAVDRELDRVFMITVYKPSAERWENGWKKRKK
- a CDS encoding type II toxin-antitoxin system MqsA family antitoxin — translated: MAGRKEKNKTRKCPLCGGEMSDGMTAAPFFINDRVIVIKDVPAEVCGDCGEAYMKSHVVDRIEALLDRLEDLHSEVSIVHYKAA
- a CDS encoding phospholipase D-like domain-containing protein, yielding MHSDLTFITNEENRNLLDRFQVLIRDTDFFDVLVGYFYTSGFKPLYKSLENTKKIRILIGIGTNKETVDLVRQVSSSGQQIFRFSHAEVKERFSEEVANEMEDSEDNREVEEGITKFSEWLDSGKLEIKAYPAENIHAKLYIMTFAEGDRDAGRVITGSSNFTQAGLVDNLEFNVELKNRADYDFALNKFNGLWENAVDVKDKYIETIRTKTWLNNTITPYRLYLKFLYDYFKDEISQADEVFFKYVPENFRKLEYQEQAVLNAKKILEEYGGGFISDVVGLGKTYMG